A window of the Fusobacterium sp. IOR10 genome harbors these coding sequences:
- a CDS encoding phage tail tube protein has product MAKTKKTDFFNGNSGNVWVRGEQVGQIIKGSISKQIEYEDVPLSTGGNARVEVGHKFSIAITYKKIGSENVKAFSSSDDIDVILANKNMSGEKQKRFKAIGVTFDEETLIDFEKRKVQEVELKGECEDVQELQ; this is encoded by the coding sequence ATGGCAAAAACAAAGAAAACAGATTTTTTTAATGGTAATAGTGGGAATGTTTGGGTTCGAGGGGAGCAAGTCGGACAAATTATTAAAGGATCTATTAGTAAGCAAATAGAATATGAAGATGTTCCTTTAAGTACTGGAGGAAATGCAAGAGTAGAAGTAGGACACAAATTTTCTATTGCTATAACTTATAAGAAAATTGGTAGTGAAAATGTTAAAGCTTTTTCTAGTAGTGATGATATTGATGTTATTCTAGCTAATAAAAATATGAGTGGAGAAAAACAAAAAAGATTTAAAGCTATTGGAGTAACTTTTGATGAAGAAACTTTAATTGATTTTGAAAAAAGAAAAGTTCAAGAAGTTGAATTAAAAGGTGAATGTGAAGATGTTCAAGAATTACAATAA
- a CDS encoding phage major capsid protein: MGLAELRAELARKTEEMRKKIEARDVEGAKGIKVEIEQVKSLISLLEEQELREKEFLINKKVVAPETGKKEISEMRSITKLMLNNPEKYPISEEERAVVKTDGNAAVLPKQFIKELIEIRKGFGSLRGYCDIIPVTKDEGTMPVIDLDQNELKEIAEGDNIIEGSLITTDIPFKCAKHGLIQTLSSELVEDAEIQIENMCKKNFSELSARLDNEKILKIIKNNAVAVVGAGYEDLNNVMDKALPAYKNSLVTLTNLTGYAYLKNLKDKQDRPLNLVTEKDGKYYYNSKELLTVDDALLAPTSGKNKIFYSLSFKEAVKVAERSKITVAKSGEAGFTTDTIKLRVLERVGFVKGITRSIKKLEF; encoded by the coding sequence ATGGGATTAGCAGAATTAAGAGCAGAATTAGCAAGAAAAACCGAGGAAATGAGAAAAAAAATAGAAGCAAGGGATGTTGAAGGTGCTAAAGGAATAAAAGTTGAAATCGAACAAGTAAAAAGCTTAATTTCTTTGTTGGAAGAACAAGAATTAAGAGAAAAGGAATTTCTAATAAATAAAAAAGTGGTTGCTCCAGAAACAGGTAAAAAAGAAATATCAGAAATGAGATCTATTACAAAATTAATGCTTAATAATCCTGAAAAATATCCAATTTCTGAAGAAGAAAGAGCAGTTGTGAAAACAGATGGGAATGCTGCTGTATTACCAAAACAATTTATCAAAGAATTAATAGAAATAAGAAAAGGATTTGGTTCTTTAAGAGGATATTGCGACATTATCCCAGTTACAAAGGATGAGGGGACAATGCCTGTAATTGATTTAGATCAAAATGAACTAAAAGAAATAGCAGAAGGAGATAACATAATAGAAGGAAGCTTAATTACTACAGATATACCTTTCAAATGTGCTAAACATGGTTTAATTCAAACTCTTTCATCTGAATTAGTTGAAGATGCTGAAATACAAATAGAAAATATGTGTAAAAAGAATTTTTCAGAATTATCGGCTAGATTAGACAATGAAAAGATACTAAAAATAATAAAAAATAATGCTGTGGCTGTTGTAGGAGCGGGATATGAAGATTTAAATAATGTAATGGATAAAGCTTTACCTGCATATAAAAACTCTTTAGTAACACTAACTAACTTAACAGGGTATGCATATTTAAAAAACTTAAAAGATAAACAAGATAGACCACTTAATTTAGTTACAGAAAAAGATGGAAAATACTACTATAATTCTAAAGAATTATTAACTGTAGATGACGCTTTACTTGCTCCAACATCTGGTAAAAATAAGATATTCTATTCTTTATCATTTAAAGAAGCCGTTAAAGTTGCTGAAAGATCTAAAATAACAGTAGCTAAGTCAGGAGAAGCTGGATTTACAACAGATACTATAAAATTAAGAGTCCTAGAAAGAGTTGGTTTTGTTAAAGGCATTACAAGAAGTATTAAAAAACTTGAATTCTAA
- a CDS encoding phage portal protein — protein sequence MKRIKNYFKGFLRKRDSTVDFNDWKDIFSFEHGYDTFSTDIKESTYFSCIKIISESIAKCNLQLKKKTDKGEFVEKDHYLFDLLRLRPNPCMSAIDCYKAFISLSRHYGIAGLYINRKSDGKIEGLYPVKIESVVIDDKRMFDYSVINKVLYTVSVPGTTSYMDCLDNELIILKDFTFNGIEAKANKTVTKESLDSSIKSQNYLNKLFSNGLTNKIVVQLTSQIKEESELKKIQDKFNRMFSATERVFTMPAGYEVKPLNLSLADAQFVELRKLTKEEIAMSFHVPLSKLGWVKENAKSEEQDNLQFLGDCLQVIFQGIEQEMDWKLLTQKERRKGYKIRFNINTMLRTDAKTQAEIINSFVKNGVYDLDTARRILGLKLIGGDPIVTLPSGQILLKDLLEGKVSYQNKGDK from the coding sequence ATGAAAAGAATAAAAAATTATTTTAAAGGTTTCTTAAGAAAAAGAGATTCTACAGTTGATTTTAACGATTGGAAAGATATTTTTTCTTTTGAACATGGCTATGATACTTTTTCAACTGATATTAAAGAATCTACATATTTTTCATGTATTAAAATAATTTCTGAATCAATAGCAAAATGTAATTTACAACTAAAAAAGAAAACTGATAAGGGAGAATTTGTAGAAAAAGATCATTATTTATTTGATTTATTAAGATTAAGGCCTAATCCATGTATGTCTGCAATTGATTGTTATAAAGCTTTTATATCACTATCTAGGCATTATGGAATAGCTGGTTTATATATTAATAGAAAATCTGATGGAAAAATAGAAGGGCTATATCCAGTAAAGATTGAAAGTGTAGTAATAGATGATAAAAGAATGTTTGATTATTCAGTAATAAATAAGGTTCTATATACAGTTTCTGTTCCAGGAACAACATCTTACATGGATTGTTTAGATAATGAATTGATAATCCTTAAAGATTTTACTTTTAACGGAATAGAGGCAAAAGCAAACAAAACAGTTACAAAAGAAAGCTTAGATAGTTCAATCAAATCTCAAAACTATTTAAATAAATTATTTAGTAATGGATTAACTAATAAAATAGTAGTTCAATTAACATCACAAATTAAAGAAGAATCTGAATTAAAAAAAATTCAAGATAAATTTAATAGAATGTTCTCAGCAACTGAAAGAGTATTTACAATGCCTGCTGGTTATGAAGTGAAACCTCTAAATTTAAGTTTAGCAGATGCACAATTTGTAGAATTAAGAAAACTAACAAAAGAAGAAATTGCTATGAGTTTTCATGTTCCTCTTTCAAAATTAGGTTGGGTAAAAGAAAATGCAAAAAGTGAAGAACAGGATAATTTACAGTTTTTAGGTGATTGTTTACAAGTTATATTCCAAGGAATAGAACAGGAAATGGATTGGAAATTATTAACACAAAAAGAGAGAAGAAAAGGATATAAAATAAGATTTAATATAAATACAATGCTTAGAACAGATGCAAAAACTCAAGCTGAAATTATTAACAGTTTTGTTAAAAATGGAGTTTATGATTTAGATACAGCAAGAAGAATTTTAGGATTAAAGTTAATTGGTGGAGATCCTATTGTAACACTACCTTCAGGACAAATATTGTTAAAAGATTTATTAGAAGGAAAAGTAAGCTATCAAAATAAAGGAGACAAATAA
- a CDS encoding head-tail connector protein: MEITLDTVKHHMRIDNDDDDGYIETLIETSEIYITSMVGDKYKKDKKAIKLASILQLKIINDLYSSRGTEIQVGTKKDVIVTSILDKLSNF; encoded by the coding sequence ATGGAAATAACTTTAGATACAGTTAAGCATCATATGAGAATAGATAATGATGATGATGATGGCTATATAGAAACACTTATTGAAACATCAGAAATTTATATAACTTCTATGGTTGGAGATAAATATAAAAAAGATAAAAAAGCAATTAAATTGGCCAGTATTTTACAGTTAAAGATTATTAATGATTTATATTCAAGCAGAGGAACAGAAATACAGGTTGGAACAAAAAAAGATGTGATTGTAACAAGTATACTTGATAAATTATCAAATTTTTAA
- a CDS encoding phage tail sheath C-terminal domain-containing protein — protein MATQNGLPELEIIFKALGASAVKRGDRGTAVLIVVDDTSNGAGVVMDKIISIADLTTKMQDHYTESSIRYIKDALLGTPRELLVFKMATEGVLADTLKLVSGRIPRNCWVAIASQNKDHQNDLVSWGASQEKNNFKKYKILSYKAIVTDNQHIINLTNEKVVFSDSRGEQNGIEAVSYLMGYLAGLPLTMSAIAKDLTLFSSVSEIDDLNEAISNGEFILFNDEGKVKVARGVNSLKTLGEGISNDMSFINTIEKMDLIFCDIYSTWNKYYKGRYSNDLDNQMIFISAVNGYFKLVAIDKILDPKFDNRAVIDITAQRIANYSKFGEEVVKEWTDTKAMEMTVGTKIFLTTLIKIPGIMESILFPIFTV, from the coding sequence ATGGCAACACAAAATGGATTACCTGAATTAGAAATCATCTTCAAGGCATTAGGAGCTAGTGCAGTAAAAAGAGGTGATAGAGGAACAGCAGTATTAATAGTAGTTGATGATACTAGCAATGGGGCAGGTGTAGTAATGGATAAGATAATATCTATTGCAGATTTAACTACAAAAATGCAAGATCACTATACAGAAAGTAGCATCAGATATATAAAAGATGCTCTTTTAGGAACACCTAGAGAATTACTAGTTTTTAAAATGGCAACAGAGGGAGTATTAGCAGATACATTAAAATTAGTATCGGGAAGAATTCCAAGAAATTGTTGGGTGGCTATTGCTTCACAAAATAAAGATCATCAAAATGATTTGGTTTCTTGGGGAGCTTCTCAAGAAAAAAATAATTTCAAAAAATATAAAATACTTTCTTATAAAGCGATAGTTACGGACAATCAACATATTATTAATTTAACTAATGAAAAAGTTGTTTTTTCAGATAGCAGAGGGGAACAGAACGGCATAGAAGCGGTTTCATACTTGATGGGATATCTTGCAGGGCTACCTCTTACAATGTCGGCAATTGCTAAGGATTTGACTCTATTTTCATCAGTTTCTGAAATTGATGATTTAAACGAAGCAATTTCTAATGGTGAATTTATATTATTTAACGATGAGGGGAAAGTTAAGGTAGCAAGAGGAGTTAATTCTTTAAAAACTCTTGGAGAAGGTATTTCAAATGATATGTCGTTCATTAATACTATTGAAAAAATGGACTTAATATTTTGCGACATTTATAGTACTTGGAATAAATACTATAAAGGAAGATATTCTAATGATCTAGATAATCAAATGATATTTATATCGGCTGTTAATGGATATTTTAAACTTGTAGCAATAGATAAGATATTGGATCCTAAATTTGATAATCGGGCTGTAATTGATATTACAGCTCAAAGAATAGCTAATTATTCTAAATTTGGAGAAGAAGTTGTAAAAGAGTGGACTGATACAAAAGCTATGGAAATGACTGTAGGAACAAAAATATTTTTAACAACATTAATTAAAATACCAGGAATTATGGAATCAATTTTGTTTCCAATATTTACTGTTTAG
- a CDS encoding DUF2577 family protein, whose amino-acid sequence MKDNQIKMTKIFKERENISQDFPIVGKVISPPPGLRITISGGIITLEPNQLYINYRLMNDYTRAYKLSGSLDKIDINTTTSNQIAANHAHKHSKISGSGTYEASGTFINTDTLKNGDLVKLSPTYGQKYFIDYKIVKLGGEE is encoded by the coding sequence ATGAAAGACAATCAAATAAAAATGACAAAAATATTCAAGGAACGAGAAAATATAAGTCAAGATTTTCCAATAGTTGGGAAAGTAATTTCTCCACCACCAGGGCTAAGAATAACTATTTCAGGTGGGATAATAACATTAGAACCTAATCAACTTTATATAAATTATAGATTAATGAATGATTATACTCGAGCTTATAAATTAAGCGGATCCTTAGATAAAATTGATATAAATACAACTACTAGCAACCAAATTGCAGCTAATCATGCTCATAAGCATTCTAAGATAAGCGGTTCAGGAACTTATGAAGCCAGTGGAACGTTTATTAATACTGATACACTAAAAAATGGTGATTTAGTAAAATTATCACCAACATATGGTCAAAAATATTTTATTGATTATAAAATAGTGAAATTAGGAGGTGAAGAATGA
- a CDS encoding DUF2634 domain-containing protein yields MSILPNIKVGKIQEEKNIDINKKYKDILWDVKENKIVIKDGKNIITNKVQQVKQWLLILIKTETEKYNVYKGTEFGMTNLYNLIGHQFITSPFIISELKRELIEKCSLNENIESVENIDITNNFNELKINMTVKIDNEEVESEVIF; encoded by the coding sequence ATGAGTATTCTACCGAATATAAAAGTTGGAAAAATTCAAGAAGAAAAAAATATCGATATTAACAAGAAATATAAAGATATCCTTTGGGATGTTAAAGAAAATAAAATTGTAATTAAAGACGGAAAGAATATTATTACTAATAAAGTTCAACAGGTCAAGCAATGGTTACTTATTTTAATTAAAACTGAAACAGAAAAATATAATGTTTACAAAGGAACAGAATTTGGAATGACAAATTTATATAATTTGATAGGGCATCAATTTATAACTTCACCTTTTATTATTTCTGAATTAAAAAGAGAATTAATAGAGAAATGCTCTCTTAATGAAAATATAGAATCAGTAGAAAATATAGATATAACTAATAATTTTAATGAATTAAAAATAAATATGACTGTAAAAATAGATAATGAAGAAGTAGAAAGTGAGGTGATCTTTTAG
- a CDS encoding HK97 family phage prohead protease — MSLEKRKVSNYEIREVKKDDKDTVEVEGYIAKFNSKTELFEGYFESIDRAAFDDTLADGHNIFLLYHHDWAKPLASTKTSQLELCTDNIGLRFKATININVSYGRDVVELVRNGLIQGCSFGFSCLEEDLNYDYENDIFTRVVKKVELYEGSILCNPAYEDTEVFTREKGLISEERKKSLELKELKLDYELYKLI, encoded by the coding sequence ATGTCATTAGAGAAAAGAAAAGTTAGCAATTATGAAATTAGAGAAGTTAAAAAAGATGATAAAGATACAGTGGAAGTAGAAGGATATATAGCTAAATTTAATTCTAAAACTGAATTATTCGAAGGGTATTTCGAATCAATAGATAGAGCTGCATTTGATGATACTTTAGCAGATGGACATAATATTTTTCTATTATACCACCATGATTGGGCGAAACCATTAGCATCAACAAAAACAAGCCAATTAGAATTATGCACTGATAATATAGGATTGAGGTTTAAAGCAACAATTAATATTAATGTAAGCTATGGTAGAGATGTTGTTGAACTTGTCAGAAACGGGCTAATACAAGGATGCAGTTTTGGATTTAGTTGTTTAGAAGAAGATCTAAACTATGACTATGAAAATGATATTTTTACGAGAGTAGTTAAAAAAGTAGAATTATATGAAGGATCCATTTTATGCAATCCTGCATATGAAGATACAGAAGTTTTTACAAGGGAAAAGGGTTTGATATCAGAAGAAAGAAAGAAATCGTTAGAACTAAAAGAATTAAAACTAGATTATGAACTATATAAATTAATATAA
- a CDS encoding terminase TerL endonuclease subunit — MILLDRALRYCDDVISGKEVTTWEVETQCKIFKEDFLVNQYKKEFKYYANLNELEKINDLLKLFNFATGFVAGQPVLKNLKNFQCLLLAGIFLFRYKDKPYKFKNNDITLFIARKNAKTNLVAIIFILLMLTEQEYSEFYSICLTKELAAELRKAMVQVLNASPVIAEHFTISKTKTGIIECKLTGNFFLPRTAESGKNNSIRPSAFVSDEHGNFEDPDNFNAMKSGQLNVLNPLIFRTTTAYNIFSSIMETDIEYIRSVFKGGIDDENQFALLYYAYKEHLWNDTGMYQANPLRIEENYEQIRRNRKKAKLKPTEKNEYITKNMNNFLQNESEEKFLDISYWKKGELEKIDFKGKNVVVSTDCSLTTDLTALNMMFEEHGNYYIKAHAFLPEKSLESRREKIDYREMEKLGYCTIVSGNYIDYNLLESKIREIETVYECNIICICSDPYNFIQNLQNLSEDYRVEVVKQTYTELSAPTKSFRNDVYGGKIFYEKNKLLDWCMANAKAKAKHMTGDIMLEKVNKNKTRIDLAVAAIFGYSRLYIQKQEYDAIKALEETSW, encoded by the coding sequence ATGATTTTATTAGATAGAGCTTTACGGTATTGTGATGATGTTATTTCTGGAAAAGAAGTTACCACTTGGGAAGTAGAAACACAATGTAAAATTTTCAAAGAGGACTTTTTAGTTAATCAGTATAAAAAAGAATTTAAATATTATGCAAATTTAAACGAACTAGAAAAAATAAATGATTTATTAAAACTTTTTAATTTTGCAACTGGATTTGTAGCAGGACAACCAGTTTTAAAAAATTTAAAAAACTTTCAATGTTTACTTCTTGCGGGTATATTTTTGTTTAGATATAAAGACAAACCATATAAATTTAAAAATAATGATATCACTTTATTTATTGCCAGGAAAAATGCAAAAACTAATTTAGTAGCAATTATATTTATTTTGCTAATGCTAACAGAACAAGAGTATTCAGAGTTTTATTCAATTTGTTTAACTAAAGAATTAGCAGCCGAATTAAGAAAAGCAATGGTTCAAGTTTTAAATGCTAGTCCTGTTATAGCAGAACATTTTACAATTTCAAAAACCAAAACAGGAATCATAGAATGCAAGCTTACAGGAAATTTCTTTTTGCCACGAACAGCAGAAAGCGGAAAAAATAACTCGATTAGACCAAGCGCGTTTGTAAGTGATGAACATGGAAATTTTGAAGATCCTGATAACTTTAATGCTATGAAATCAGGACAATTAAATGTACTAAATCCTTTAATATTTAGAACTACTACAGCTTATAATATTTTTTCATCAATTATGGAAACGGATATTGAGTATATTAGGAGTGTTTTTAAAGGTGGGATTGATGATGAAAACCAATTTGCATTGCTTTATTATGCCTATAAAGAACATTTATGGAATGATACGGGGATGTATCAAGCTAATCCATTGCGGATTGAAGAAAACTACGAACAAATTAGAAGGAACAGAAAAAAAGCTAAATTAAAGCCTACGGAAAAGAATGAATATATAACTAAAAATATGAACAACTTTTTACAAAATGAATCTGAAGAAAAGTTTTTAGATATTTCATATTGGAAAAAAGGAGAACTAGAAAAAATAGATTTTAAAGGAAAAAATGTTGTAGTTTCAACAGACTGTTCTTTAACAACAGATTTAACAGCTTTAAATATGATGTTTGAAGAGCATGGAAATTATTATATAAAGGCTCATGCTTTTTTACCAGAAAAAAGTTTGGAATCAAGAAGAGAAAAAATAGATTATAGAGAAATGGAAAAATTAGGTTATTGCACAATAGTTTCTGGAAATTATATAGATTACAACTTACTAGAATCAAAAATAAGAGAAATAGAAACAGTATATGAATGTAATATCATTTGTATTTGTAGTGATCCTTATAACTTTATTCAAAACTTACAGAATTTATCAGAAGATTATAGAGTTGAAGTTGTAAAACAGACTTATACAGAGCTATCAGCACCTACAAAATCATTTAGAAATGATGTTTATGGTGGAAAGATATTTTATGAAAAGAACAAACTTTTAGATTGGTGTATGGCTAATGCAAAAGCTAAGGCTAAACATATGACAGGAGATATTATGCTAGAAAAAGTAAATAAAAATAAAACTAGAATAGATTTAGCTGTAGCGGCAATATTTGGATATAGTAGATTATATATTCAGAAACAAGAATATGATGCAATTAAAGCTTTAGAAGAAACTAGTTGGTAA
- a CDS encoding baseplate J/gp47 family protein: MEYKAQTTEEVHEEMLSTISGDYLKIPGTFTYDLTKSQAIEDAKLQEKIKEVYNKLDIYNLDGSELSKYTFQRRGVKRKKAVNALGTLTITGTAAIKIGDIFETENGARFESIENKEIINAGEINIKSVTPGTIENVGANSITLIPISIPGITSITNTKQTHDGYDEETDDSLRERYLIEVQKPATSGNIYHYLQWAREVEGVGDARVFPLWNGNNTVKVLIIDDNKVPGTEELKSKVQNYIDPNIEGAGAGQAPIGAYCTVENAIAKEVNITLSLILENTDISQIKPQIEKTIKNYLKSIAFQKDYVSYALLSSFILSVPGVSDWEVFKINGEMGNISILENEVAVLGSVVINE; this comes from the coding sequence GTGGAATATAAAGCTCAAACAACTGAAGAAGTCCATGAAGAAATGCTAAGTACAATATCAGGTGATTATTTAAAAATACCAGGAACTTTTACCTATGATTTAACTAAATCGCAAGCAATAGAAGATGCTAAATTGCAAGAAAAAATAAAAGAAGTTTATAACAAATTAGATATTTATAACTTGGATGGTTCAGAATTATCAAAATATACTTTTCAAAGAAGAGGAGTCAAAAGAAAAAAAGCAGTAAATGCTTTAGGAACTTTAACAATTACAGGAACAGCAGCTATAAAAATAGGAGATATTTTTGAAACTGAAAATGGAGCTAGATTTGAAAGTATTGAAAACAAGGAAATAATAAATGCTGGAGAAATAAATATAAAATCAGTTACTCCAGGAACTATTGAAAATGTAGGAGCTAATTCAATAACTTTAATCCCTATTTCAATACCTGGTATAACTTCTATTACAAATACTAAACAAACTCATGATGGATATGATGAAGAAACAGATGATTCTTTAAGGGAAAGATATCTTATTGAAGTCCAGAAACCAGCTACTTCAGGAAATATATATCATTATTTGCAGTGGGCAAGAGAAGTTGAAGGGGTTGGAGATGCAAGAGTTTTCCCTCTTTGGAATGGGAATAATACTGTAAAAGTATTAATAATAGATGATAATAAAGTTCCAGGAACTGAAGAATTAAAAAGTAAAGTTCAAAATTATATAGATCCTAATATTGAGGGTGCCGGGGCAGGGCAAGCTCCAATAGGTGCCTATTGTACTGTAGAAAATGCAATAGCTAAAGAAGTTAATATAACTTTAAGTTTAATATTAGAAAACACTGATATTTCACAAATTAAACCACAAATAGAAAAAACTATTAAAAATTATTTAAAATCAATTGCTTTTCAAAAAGATTATGTTTCTTATGCTTTACTTTCAAGTTTTATTTTATCTGTTCCAGGAGTTTCTGATTGGGAAGTTTTTAAAATAAATGGAGAAATGGGGAATATTTCAATTCTAGAAAATGAAGTTGCAGTTTTGGGAAGTGTGGTTATTAATGAATAA
- a CDS encoding DUF6838 family protein: MITIKNILENIHEKLTIAFPGIEIQSQDMKEGFIRPSFKFYSSDVNVKNGMKKFRETEATINIVYFPKHQEINQEELLDTLEKLNEIFQDNNMLIIKEKIYIEIEEIDSSIVDKTLYFDFDINFEEEIPVEEKEKTQELVFRRG; this comes from the coding sequence ATGATTACTATAAAAAACATTCTGGAAAATATTCATGAAAAATTAACTATTGCTTTTCCAGGAATAGAAATACAATCTCAAGATATGAAAGAAGGATTTATAAGACCTAGTTTTAAATTTTATTCAAGTGATGTTAATGTGAAAAACGGAATGAAAAAATTTAGAGAAACAGAAGCAACTATAAACATAGTTTATTTTCCTAAACATCAAGAAATTAATCAAGAAGAATTGTTAGATACTTTAGAAAAATTAAATGAAATTTTTCAGGATAACAATATGTTAATTATTAAAGAAAAAATTTATATAGAAATAGAAGAAATTGATTCTTCAATAGTAGATAAAACTTTATATTTTGATTTTGATATTAATTTTGAAGAAGAAATACCAGTTGAAGAAAAAGAAAAAACACAAGAACTTGTGTTTAGAAGGGGGTAA
- a CDS encoding head-tail adaptor protein, producing the protein MYKRNEQDLSSRLNNRIEVRRKEKINTSLGVSYQEVFYKKIWANIIPLTSLIKNGQGETEYSQNRLKIIIRKTKDIQTTDLLIIESQKYEIESIIPNFNLKDRLEIRASLKVE; encoded by the coding sequence ATGTATAAGAGAAATGAACAGGATCTTTCAAGCAGATTAAATAATAGAATAGAGGTTCGGAGAAAAGAAAAAATAAATACAAGCTTAGGGGTTTCATATCAAGAAGTATTCTATAAAAAAATATGGGCCAATATAATTCCTTTGACAAGCCTTATAAAAAATGGACAAGGGGAAACAGAATATTCTCAAAATAGGTTAAAAATAATAATTAGAAAAACAAAAGATATTCAAACTACAGATTTACTTATTATAGAAAGCCAGAAATATGAAATAGAAAGTATTATTCCTAATTTTAATTTAAAAGATAGATTGGAAATAAGAGCTAGTTTAAAGGTTGAGTGA
- a CDS encoding HK97 gp10 family phage protein codes for MIDDFEKVRQELLSIAKEIGGGKKTKSFLKKAGKGLKDETIKMANTRVKKYTGNYIKSIKAGKVFETTEGDLAVRTYSYSPHAHLIEYGHNIVNKAGEKVDHKDGYKVFSKASKNYEKKFTEEIDKFLDELIEE; via the coding sequence ATGATTGATGATTTTGAAAAAGTAAGACAAGAATTATTAAGTATAGCTAAAGAAATTGGTGGTGGAAAGAAAACTAAAAGTTTTTTAAAGAAAGCTGGTAAAGGATTAAAAGATGAAACAATTAAAATGGCTAACACCAGGGTAAAAAAATATACAGGGAATTATATAAAATCCATTAAAGCAGGTAAAGTATTTGAAACAACAGAGGGAGATTTAGCAGTTAGAACTTATAGTTATTCTCCACATGCCCATTTAATTGAATATGGACATAACATTGTGAATAAAGCAGGAGAAAAAGTAGACCATAAAGATGGATATAAAGTATTTTCAAAAGCATCAAAAAATTATGAAAAGAAATTCACCGAAGAAATAGATAAATTTTTAGATGAATTAATAGAAGAATAG
- a CDS encoding DUF2313 domain-containing protein produces the protein MNNYNTLKNNIHKMFRKDEYIKEIFLSAGNKLDILNEKVDQLDRERNFDTMSLFGIATMENELAYKTQAINIEDKREEISGRWKIAGKCDLDLLQKIANSWRNGNVTVCFTDAVINIIFVSIVGIPYNLETLKFAIEEAKPAHLPIKFRIIYRTWGMLKESKKTWEHCYKFTWKELKEKEGV, from the coding sequence ATGAATAATTACAATACTTTAAAAAATAATATACATAAAATGTTTAGAAAAGATGAATATATAAAAGAAATTTTTTTAAGTGCAGGAAATAAATTAGATATTTTAAATGAAAAAGTGGATCAATTAGATAGAGAAAGAAATTTTGATACAATGTCATTATTTGGAATAGCTACAATGGAAAATGAATTAGCATATAAAACTCAAGCTATTAATATTGAAGACAAAAGAGAAGAAATATCAGGTAGATGGAAAATAGCAGGTAAATGTGATTTAGATTTACTTCAAAAAATAGCTAATTCATGGAGAAATGGAAATGTTACAGTATGTTTTACAGATGCAGTGATAAATATTATATTTGTCTCAATAGTTGGGATTCCTTATAATCTTGAAACTTTAAAATTTGCAATTGAAGAAGCTAAGCCAGCACATTTACCTATTAAATTTAGAATAATCTATAGAACATGGGGAATGTTGAAAGAATCAAAAAAAACATGGGAACATTGTTATAAATTTACATGGAAAGAATTAAAAGAAAAGGAGGGTGTTTAA